From Micromonospora nigra, one genomic window encodes:
- a CDS encoding DUF1622 domain-containing protein, protein MEPGDVLRSGHEVLVTIVESAGAVVIFVGAVWAALRFVWAGLRGRDAVGFTVIRLSLGRFLTLGLEFQLAADILRTAFAPTLAQIGQLAAIAAIRTALNFVLRWEVEQEQRQVGQSGGGG, encoded by the coding sequence GTGGAGCCGGGGGACGTGCTGCGCTCGGGGCACGAGGTGCTCGTCACGATCGTGGAGAGCGCGGGCGCGGTGGTCATCTTCGTCGGCGCCGTCTGGGCCGCGCTGCGGTTCGTCTGGGCCGGACTGCGAGGGCGGGACGCCGTCGGGTTCACCGTCATCCGACTGTCCCTGGGCCGGTTCCTCACTCTCGGCCTGGAGTTCCAGCTCGCAGCGGACATTCTCCGTACGGCGTTCGCGCCGACGCTCGCGCAGATCGGTCAGCTCGCGGCCATCGCCGCGATCCGGACCGCTCTGAACTTCGTCCTGAGGTGGGAGGTCGAGCAGGAGCAGCGGCAGGTGGGGCAGTCGGGCGGCGGCGGGTGA
- the nhaA gene encoding Na+/H+ antiporter NhaA: MSDRTPPTERPGGYRRLFSRTSWPEARFLADVLRTETVGGALLLVGAVIALVWANSPWGDTYTALGKWVPWSGGESLHLDLSLAKWAADGLLAIFFFVVGLELKREFVAGELRDPRRAALPVVAAVGGMVLPALIYVGVNLIGGGEGLRGWAIPTATDIAFALAVLAVIGSYLPQGLRAFLLTLAVVDDLFAITIIAIFYTEGFSLLPLLGALVPIALFGLLVQKRKTWWWALIPLALVAWTLVHASGVHATVAGVLLGFTVPVLRGKDGDGDARNGLAEHLEHRWRPISAGFAVPVFAFFAAGVSLRGADLGAVVTDPIVLGVVLGLVVGKCVGILGSTFLLARFTRAELDEDITWTDLLGVSFLAGIGFTVSLLIGELAFGVDSASGDNVKTAVLAGSLISAVAATVVLARRNAAYRRIALKEQVDVNQDGVPDVYQQPGG; this comes from the coding sequence ATGTCCGACCGCACCCCGCCCACCGAACGCCCGGGTGGCTACCGCCGACTCTTCTCCCGCACGTCCTGGCCGGAGGCCCGATTCCTCGCCGACGTGCTGCGCACCGAGACGGTCGGCGGCGCCCTGCTGCTGGTCGGTGCGGTGATCGCGCTGGTCTGGGCCAACTCTCCCTGGGGCGACACCTACACCGCGCTCGGCAAGTGGGTGCCGTGGTCCGGCGGCGAGTCGCTGCACCTCGACCTCAGCCTGGCCAAGTGGGCCGCCGACGGCCTGCTGGCGATCTTCTTCTTCGTGGTGGGTCTCGAACTCAAACGCGAGTTCGTCGCCGGTGAGCTGCGCGACCCCCGCAGGGCGGCGCTGCCGGTGGTGGCCGCCGTCGGCGGCATGGTGCTACCCGCCCTCATCTACGTCGGGGTGAACCTCATCGGCGGCGGCGAAGGGCTGCGCGGCTGGGCCATCCCCACGGCGACCGACATCGCGTTCGCCCTGGCCGTGCTCGCGGTGATCGGCTCCTATCTGCCGCAGGGGCTGCGGGCCTTCCTGCTCACCCTCGCCGTCGTCGACGACCTGTTCGCCATCACCATCATCGCCATCTTCTACACCGAGGGCTTCAGCCTGCTGCCGCTGCTGGGGGCCCTGGTGCCCATCGCCCTGTTCGGCCTGCTCGTGCAGAAGCGCAAGACGTGGTGGTGGGCGCTCATCCCGCTGGCCCTGGTCGCCTGGACGCTGGTGCACGCCTCCGGGGTGCACGCCACCGTCGCCGGCGTGCTGCTCGGCTTCACCGTCCCCGTGCTGCGCGGCAAGGACGGCGACGGTGACGCCAGGAACGGGCTGGCCGAACACCTGGAGCACCGCTGGCGGCCCATCTCCGCCGGTTTCGCGGTGCCCGTCTTCGCGTTCTTCGCCGCCGGGGTGTCGCTGCGCGGGGCCGACCTCGGGGCCGTGGTGACCGACCCGATCGTGCTCGGCGTCGTGCTCGGCCTGGTGGTCGGCAAGTGCGTGGGCATCCTCGGCTCGACGTTCCTGCTGGCCCGGTTCACCCGGGCGGAACTCGACGAGGACATCACCTGGACCGACCTGCTCGGAGTGTCGTTCCTGGCCGGCATCGGCTTCACCGTCTCGCTGCTGATCGGCGAGCTGGCCTTCGGGGTGGACAGCGCCTCCGGCGACAACGTCAAGACCGCCGTGCTGGCCGGGTCGCTGATCTCCGCGGTGGCCGCCACGGTGGTGCTGGCCCGCCGCAACGCGGCGTACCGGCGGATCGCCCTCAAGGAGCAGGTCGACGTCAACCAGGACGGCGTCCCCGACGTCTACCAGCAGCCGGGCGGCTGA
- a CDS encoding polysaccharide biosynthesis tyrosine autokinase, with the protein MDLYRQLRLVRRHWWIVLVTLMVALGTTALVTIRSEPRYVASVTFFVTTPSEGVAAAYQGGLFLQQRIKSYADLLVSDRLAQSVVAEGQVGLTAEQIQGRVSTSTETGTVLLRASVTDTDQTRALKLTELLSAKFVDLVQKVETPPSGEPGPIKIEIVSGPRVSASPVSPQPLRNFTIGGLLGLVAGVALAVLRGMADVRLRDAAGLQRVTGSPLLGEIPLDTAARTAPLIVGEAATSARAEAVRKLRTNLRFVDVHEPARVIAVTSALQGEGKTTMSCNLAIALAEAGWRVLLVDADLRRPKVADYLGLDGGVGLTDVLVGDVQVGDVVQRWGDKSLLVLPSGSTPPNPSELLGSKAMADLLLGLRESADIVIIDTAPLLAVTDGVVVAVQSDGALLVSQQGRTSRTQVAAAARALHAVSVRLLGCVLNMAKVPKADAYQYEAYRVVAGLGTPSVPADRATSGRHAEHAAAGVSDRTQELTRLPR; encoded by the coding sequence ATGGACCTGTACCGCCAACTTCGTCTCGTGCGCCGGCACTGGTGGATCGTGCTGGTCACCCTGATGGTGGCGCTGGGCACGACCGCGCTGGTCACCATCCGCAGCGAACCCCGCTACGTGGCCTCGGTGACGTTCTTCGTCACCACGCCCAGCGAGGGCGTCGCCGCCGCCTACCAGGGTGGGCTGTTCCTTCAGCAGCGCATCAAGTCGTACGCGGACCTGCTGGTCAGCGACCGCCTGGCGCAGAGCGTCGTGGCGGAGGGCCAGGTCGGCCTCACCGCCGAGCAGATCCAGGGCCGGGTCAGCACCTCCACGGAGACCGGCACGGTGCTGCTGCGCGCCTCGGTCACCGACACCGACCAGACCCGCGCGCTGAAGCTCACCGAACTACTCTCGGCGAAGTTCGTCGACCTGGTGCAGAAGGTCGAGACGCCGCCGAGCGGCGAACCCGGGCCCATCAAGATCGAGATCGTCAGCGGCCCCCGGGTCTCCGCGAGCCCGGTCTCCCCGCAGCCGCTGCGCAACTTCACCATCGGCGGTCTGCTGGGCCTCGTCGCGGGCGTGGCGCTGGCCGTCCTGCGCGGCATGGCCGACGTGCGGCTGCGCGACGCGGCCGGCCTCCAGCGCGTCACCGGCAGCCCCCTGCTCGGGGAGATCCCGCTGGACACCGCGGCGCGCACGGCCCCGCTGATCGTCGGCGAGGCGGCGACCTCGGCCCGCGCCGAGGCGGTCCGCAAACTGCGCACCAACCTGCGTTTCGTCGACGTGCACGAGCCGGCCCGGGTCATCGCCGTCACCAGCGCCCTACAAGGCGAGGGGAAGACGACCATGTCCTGCAACCTGGCCATCGCGTTGGCCGAGGCCGGGTGGCGGGTGCTGCTGGTCGACGCCGACCTGCGCCGGCCCAAGGTGGCCGACTACCTGGGCCTCGACGGCGGCGTCGGGCTCACCGACGTGCTGGTGGGCGACGTCCAGGTCGGCGACGTCGTGCAGCGCTGGGGCGACAAGTCGCTGCTGGTGCTGCCCAGCGGCTCCACGCCGCCCAACCCCAGCGAGCTGCTCGGCTCCAAGGCGATGGCCGACCTGCTGCTGGGTCTGCGGGAGTCGGCCGACATCGTCATCATCGACACCGCGCCGCTGCTGGCGGTCACCGACGGAGTCGTGGTCGCCGTGCAGTCCGACGGCGCGCTGCTGGTCTCCCAGCAGGGCCGCACCTCCCGTACGCAGGTCGCCGCGGCGGCCCGGGCGCTGCACGCGGTCTCGGTGCGCCTGCTGGGTTGCGTGCTCAACATGGCCAAGGTGCCCAAGGCGGACGCGTACCAGTACGAGGCCTACCGGGTGGTGGCCGGGCTGGGCACCCCGTCGGTCCCGGCGGACCGGGCCACGTCCGGCCGGCACGCCGAGCACGCGGCGGCTGGCGTGAGCGACCGGACGCAGGAACTCACCCGGCTGCCCCGATGA
- a CDS encoding low molecular weight phosphatase family protein, which yields MVDKVLFVCHANLCRSPMAEYLARRVLAGRPVEVASAGTDAVEGLQMHPYAAAIAAATGCDPTAFRSRPLLPEYLTGASLVLTATRRQRSVCTALAPAALHRTFTLRQFGRLAAAVEPRVDPTEDLLRAAVAAAARARSGMQPAAADADDLKDPIGGTAADFRRCAEEIERSLRPFATLIGAAG from the coding sequence ATGGTCGACAAGGTGTTGTTCGTCTGCCACGCCAACCTGTGCCGGTCGCCGATGGCCGAATACCTCGCCCGCCGGGTGCTCGCCGGCCGGCCGGTCGAGGTCGCCAGCGCCGGCACCGACGCTGTCGAGGGGCTCCAGATGCACCCGTACGCGGCGGCGATCGCCGCCGCCACGGGCTGCGACCCCACGGCCTTCCGTAGCCGGCCCCTGCTGCCCGAGTACCTGACGGGGGCGTCGCTGGTGCTCACCGCCACCCGCCGCCAGCGTTCGGTCTGTACGGCACTGGCCCCGGCGGCCCTGCACCGCACCTTCACGCTGCGCCAGTTCGGGCGGCTGGCGGCGGCCGTCGAGCCCCGGGTGGACCCGACCGAGGACCTGCTGCGGGCCGCGGTGGCGGCGGCGGCCCGCGCCCGGTCGGGAATGCAGCCCGCCGCCGCAGACGCGGACGACCTCAAGGACCCGATCGGCGGCACCGCCGCCGACTTCCGGCGGTGCGCCGAGGAGATCGAGCGGTCGCTGCGTCCCTTCGCCACCCTCATCGGGGCAGCCGGGTGA
- a CDS encoding glycosyltransferase family 4 protein: protein MRIGILTYHFPPEPAFVPASLAEQLAARGHEVRVLTGFPDYPGGHVYPGWRQRWRHESRSERLTVRRLPRYCGGDGSVRSRVASWLSFAGSVAVTGRRFLADVDVLYVHQPPATVFASAALARLLPRLPMVLHVPDVWAEDVVGGAPGGRWPARLTAAMTRTYRAAAGVAVATSSLRDAVVAAGADPARVRVVRTWTDERIFRPTEPGPQARRLVRRDGRRVVMHAGTIGVRHGLETAVRAAATLGDTMDLVFVGSGGQERRVRRLAAELRADNVRFVPRRSPLEMPELYAAADYQLVMLRDLPELRGALPGKLPAVLSCAAPVVASAAGDTAALVERARAGLSCPPEDWAQLADRFWLAATIPPAARTEMGRRGREAYLREMSLSAGVDRVEEMLRGAAVTRTS from the coding sequence GTGCGGATCGGCATCCTGACCTACCACTTCCCGCCCGAGCCCGCGTTCGTCCCGGCCAGCCTCGCCGAACAGTTGGCCGCCCGGGGCCACGAGGTGCGGGTGCTCACCGGCTTTCCCGACTATCCGGGCGGCCACGTCTACCCCGGCTGGCGGCAGCGTTGGCGGCACGAGTCGCGCAGCGAGCGGCTCACCGTGCGCCGGCTGCCCCGGTACTGCGGCGGCGACGGCTCCGTGCGCAGCCGGGTGGCCTCGTGGCTGTCGTTCGCCGGCAGCGTCGCGGTGACCGGCCGCCGGTTCCTCGCCGACGTCGACGTGCTGTACGTGCACCAGCCGCCGGCCACCGTCTTCGCCTCCGCCGCCCTGGCCCGGTTGCTTCCCCGGCTGCCCATGGTGCTGCACGTGCCCGATGTGTGGGCCGAGGATGTCGTCGGGGGTGCCCCCGGCGGGCGGTGGCCGGCGCGACTGACGGCGGCGATGACCCGGACCTACCGGGCCGCGGCGGGCGTGGCGGTCGCCACGTCGTCGCTGCGCGACGCGGTGGTCGCCGCCGGGGCGGACCCGGCCCGGGTCCGGGTGGTGCGTACCTGGACCGACGAGCGGATCTTCCGCCCCACCGAGCCGGGGCCGCAGGCCCGCCGCCTGGTCCGCCGGGACGGCCGACGCGTGGTGATGCACGCGGGGACGATCGGCGTACGGCACGGCCTGGAGACGGCGGTGCGGGCGGCGGCGACGCTGGGCGACACGATGGACCTGGTGTTCGTCGGGTCCGGCGGGCAGGAGCGGCGGGTGCGGAGGCTCGCCGCGGAGCTGCGGGCCGACAACGTACGTTTCGTGCCGCGGCGTTCGCCGTTGGAGATGCCCGAGTTGTACGCCGCGGCCGACTACCAGTTGGTGATGCTGCGTGACCTGCCCGAGCTGCGCGGTGCGCTGCCGGGCAAGCTGCCCGCGGTGCTGTCCTGCGCCGCCCCGGTGGTCGCCTCGGCGGCGGGGGACACGGCGGCCCTGGTGGAGCGCGCCCGTGCCGGGCTGTCGTGCCCGCCGGAGGACTGGGCGCAGCTCGCCGACCGGTTCTGGCTGGCCGCGACCATTCCGCCGGCGGCGCGGACGGAGATGGGCCGACGCGGCCGGGAGGCGTACCTGCGGGAGATGTCGCTGTCGGCGGGGGTGGACCGCGTCGAGGAGATGCTGCGTGGGGCCGCCGTCACGCGAACGTCCTGA
- a CDS encoding DUF4012 domain-containing protein — protein MTQSESPRRRRSRRRRRRTRLRRALLTALVVGSVLLTSAGWVGFRGWQARAHLLNAAGLAGELSAQVVGGDTARAHRTLAALQQQAGAARAVTSDPGWWVARRTPYVGDDLTAVRQIAIAIDDLARAAFPALLRTDLTGLVPRDGQLDVGRLRAVGAELSEVDREVQRVRADLTAVPVEDLVAEVRAALVRLRDEIDQVAALTAAADRATRLLPPLLGMDGARRYLLVSQNPAELRATGGMIGAYAVLEADRGRIRMGRQGASGDLGMFDPPLKLPAEVRRLWADLPGRYPADVNLTPHFPTAAALYREMVHRRTGVRVDGVIAIDPVVLSYLLRATGPVMVPGGTPLTSENAVKTLLSDSYRRLDHRAQDRYFAAAAAAVFDAFLTKNVDPKVLLSAFDRAITERRILFWSAHPAEQRTFGDSRMTGTLPDQDTVPTVGVFLNDGSGAKLGYYLRPTATLAVGDCHHDGRRELRLRVTLTSSAPTSGLNRSVLGLGLAGDPYTVRTFVSVYSPAGGAVLEARLDGAATSVATGTERRRQVATANVEVPAGGTRSLEVSVLTGRTRAGAAELWLTPTATPWTTQVVTAPSCDQ, from the coding sequence GTGACGCAGAGCGAGAGCCCGCGTCGGCGGCGGTCCCGCCGGCGCCGACGTCGTACCCGGCTGCGTCGTGCCCTGCTCACCGCGCTGGTGGTGGGGTCGGTGCTGCTGACCTCGGCCGGCTGGGTCGGGTTCCGGGGCTGGCAGGCCCGCGCCCACCTGCTCAACGCCGCCGGACTGGCCGGCGAACTGAGCGCGCAGGTGGTCGGTGGGGACACCGCCAGGGCGCACCGCACCCTGGCCGCCCTCCAGCAACAGGCGGGCGCGGCCCGGGCCGTCACCTCGGACCCGGGGTGGTGGGTGGCCCGACGCACCCCCTACGTCGGCGACGACCTGACGGCGGTACGCCAGATCGCGATCGCGATCGACGACCTGGCCCGCGCGGCGTTCCCGGCGCTGCTGCGCACCGATCTGACCGGGCTGGTGCCGCGCGACGGGCAGCTCGACGTCGGCCGGCTGCGGGCCGTCGGCGCGGAGTTGTCCGAGGTGGACCGGGAGGTGCAGCGCGTCCGCGCCGACCTGACGGCGGTGCCCGTCGAAGACCTGGTCGCCGAGGTCCGCGCCGCGTTGGTCCGGTTGCGTGACGAGATCGACCAGGTGGCGGCGCTGACCGCCGCGGCGGACCGGGCCACCCGCCTGCTGCCGCCGCTGCTCGGGATGGACGGGGCGCGGCGCTACCTGCTGGTGTCGCAGAACCCGGCCGAGCTGCGTGCCACCGGCGGCATGATCGGGGCGTACGCCGTCCTGGAGGCCGACCGGGGCCGGATCCGGATGGGCCGCCAGGGTGCCAGTGGTGACCTGGGGATGTTCGATCCGCCGTTGAAGCTGCCGGCCGAGGTGCGACGGCTCTGGGCGGATCTGCCGGGCAGATATCCGGCCGACGTGAACCTCACCCCGCACTTCCCGACCGCAGCGGCCCTCTACCGGGAGATGGTCCACCGCCGCACCGGTGTGCGGGTCGACGGGGTGATCGCCATCGACCCGGTGGTGCTGTCCTACCTGCTCCGGGCCACCGGTCCGGTGATGGTTCCCGGCGGTACGCCGCTGACCAGCGAGAACGCTGTCAAGACACTGCTGAGCGACAGCTACCGGCGGCTGGACCACCGGGCGCAGGACCGCTACTTCGCGGCAGCCGCCGCGGCGGTCTTCGACGCCTTCCTCACGAAGAATGTTGACCCTAAGGTGTTGTTGTCCGCATTTGACCGTGCTATCACCGAACGCCGGATATTGTTCTGGAGTGCCCACCCGGCGGAACAGCGGACGTTCGGCGACAGCCGGATGACCGGGACGCTTCCGGACCAGGACACCGTGCCGACGGTCGGCGTGTTCCTCAACGACGGCAGCGGCGCGAAACTCGGCTACTACCTGCGGCCGACCGCCACCCTGGCGGTCGGGGACTGTCACCACGACGGTCGTCGCGAACTGCGGCTGCGGGTGACCCTCACCTCGTCGGCGCCGACGTCCGGGCTCAACCGGTCCGTCCTCGGCCTCGGCCTGGCGGGAGACCCGTACACCGTCCGCACGTTCGTCTCGGTCTACAGCCCGGCGGGCGGTGCGGTGCTCGAGGCCCGACTCGACGGCGCGGCAACGTCGGTCGCCACCGGCACCGAGCGCCGCCGCCAGGTGGCCACGGCGAACGTCGAGGTCCCGGCGGGCGGCACCCGGAGCCTGGAGGTCTCCGTGCTGACCGGACGGACCCGTGCCGGAGCCGCCGAGCTGTGGCTCACCCCGACCGCCACCCCATGGACCACCCAAGTAGTTACCGCACCAAGCTGTGACCAGTAG
- a CDS encoding MFS transporter — protein MSPASAAAGTTDPPDDRRRWQALGVGLVAAFMTLLDVSIVNVAVPSIEAALGASPSDLQWVLSGYALTFGLVLVPAGRFGDVRGRRNAFVLGIALFTLTSALAGTARSPDWLVAARLLQGAAAGLVNPQVTGLIQQLFRGPERGRPFGLLGATIGVSTAVGPLLGGLLIAGGGTEHGWRWVFFVKVPVGIVAVVLGWRLLPARPTRAPGHRPLDPVGVLLLGIGVTLVLLPLIQREQWRGTAWWLLVPAGLLTLAGFGVWERWYGRRHEPLFDLRLFRLRSYALGSLIALVYFGGFTAIFFVFTLYLQNGLGYSALVAGLAITPFALGSAATSAIGGRIVDRFGRRLVAVGLATVVAGLAAVVGVLTLVPDGVPVPWVTAAPLLVAGLGSGLVIAPNQTLTLSQVPVPQAGSGAGMLQTGQRVGSAAGIAAVGAVFFSAVGDDGWTTAFGRSLLLAAGIITLALVAALVEIVGNHRR, from the coding sequence ATGAGCCCGGCGTCCGCTGCGGCCGGCACGACCGATCCGCCGGACGACCGGCGACGCTGGCAGGCCCTCGGGGTGGGGCTGGTCGCCGCGTTCATGACGCTGCTCGACGTGAGCATCGTCAACGTGGCCGTCCCGTCGATCGAGGCGGCGCTCGGCGCGTCCCCCAGCGACCTGCAGTGGGTGCTGTCCGGGTACGCCCTGACGTTCGGGCTGGTGCTGGTGCCCGCCGGACGCTTCGGCGACGTCCGGGGCCGGCGCAACGCGTTCGTGCTCGGCATCGCCCTGTTCACTCTCACCAGTGCGCTGGCCGGGACGGCCCGCTCCCCCGACTGGCTGGTCGCCGCCAGGCTGCTTCAGGGCGCCGCCGCCGGCCTGGTCAACCCGCAGGTGACCGGGCTGATCCAGCAGCTGTTCCGGGGGCCGGAGCGGGGCCGCCCGTTCGGCCTGCTCGGCGCGACCATCGGCGTGTCCACCGCCGTGGGGCCGCTGCTCGGCGGGCTGCTCATCGCCGGCGGCGGCACGGAGCACGGCTGGCGTTGGGTGTTCTTCGTCAAGGTTCCGGTCGGGATCGTCGCCGTCGTCCTGGGCTGGCGGCTGCTGCCCGCCCGGCCGACCCGCGCCCCCGGTCACCGCCCACTGGATCCGGTCGGAGTGCTGCTGCTCGGCATCGGGGTGACCCTGGTCCTGCTGCCGCTGATCCAACGCGAGCAGTGGCGGGGAACCGCCTGGTGGCTGCTCGTCCCCGCCGGCCTGCTGACGCTGGCCGGGTTCGGGGTCTGGGAGCGGTGGTACGGGCGACGCCACGAGCCCCTGTTCGACCTGCGGCTGTTCCGGCTGCGGTCGTACGCGCTCGGTTCGCTGATCGCCCTGGTCTACTTCGGCGGCTTCACCGCGATCTTCTTCGTGTTCACCCTGTACCTGCAGAACGGGCTCGGGTACAGCGCCCTGGTCGCCGGCCTGGCGATCACCCCGTTCGCGCTGGGCTCCGCCGCCACGTCCGCGATCGGTGGGCGGATCGTCGACCGGTTCGGCCGGCGGCTGGTGGCGGTGGGACTGGCCACGGTGGTGGCGGGCCTGGCAGCGGTGGTCGGGGTGCTGACGCTGGTGCCCGACGGTGTTCCGGTGCCCTGGGTGACCGCCGCGCCGCTGCTGGTGGCGGGGCTGGGCAGCGGCCTGGTGATCGCGCCGAACCAGACGCTGACCCTGTCGCAGGTGCCCGTGCCCCAGGCCGGCAGCGGTGCGGGGATGTTGCAGACGGGGCAGCGGGTCGGTTCGGCCGCCGGCATCGCGGCCGTCGGGGCGGTGTTCTTCTCCGCCGTGGGCGACGACGGTTGGACCACCGCCTTCGGGCGGTCCCTGCTGCTGGCGGCCGGAATCATCACCCTGGCGCTGGTCGCCGCGCTGGTGGAGATCGTCGGCAACCACCGCCGATGA
- a CDS encoding geranylgeranyl reductase family protein, with the protein MTVWDLAVVGGGPAGLSAAYVAARAGARTLVVERATHPRYKTCGGGLIGTSLAAVRERIEVPTHDLVDRVTFTRDGRRGFTRRHSAGPLVAMVRREEFDDRLRAAAIAAGAQVRQGVAVRALEQETDGVRLRLADGTGVRARAMVGADGSSGVSARHVGVRHRQVDLGLELELPVPPPEQERWRGRVLLDWGPLPGSYAWVFPKSDRLTVGVIAARGEGERTRAYLRRFVERLGLSGVEPAHDSGHLTRCRTEDAPLRRGRVLVAGDAAGLLEPWSREGISYALRSGQLAGEAVVAGDLAGYEHAVGRALVPAMRAGHRLLDVFSRRPEVFHAALASPPGWRMFVGFCQGRSSFDETLQRVPVRAALTLLDRLPAARRAVADLPS; encoded by the coding sequence GTGACGGTCTGGGATCTGGCGGTGGTCGGTGGCGGGCCGGCGGGGCTGTCCGCCGCGTACGTCGCCGCCCGCGCGGGCGCGCGCACCCTGGTGGTGGAGCGCGCGACGCATCCGCGGTACAAGACGTGCGGCGGCGGGCTGATCGGCACCTCACTGGCGGCGGTGCGCGAGCGGATCGAGGTTCCCACCCACGACCTGGTCGACCGGGTCACGTTCACCCGCGACGGCCGGCGGGGCTTCACCCGGCGGCATTCGGCCGGGCCGCTGGTGGCGATGGTCCGCCGCGAGGAGTTCGACGACCGGTTGCGGGCCGCGGCGATCGCCGCCGGGGCGCAGGTCCGTCAGGGAGTCGCGGTCCGGGCGCTCGAGCAGGAAACCGACGGGGTACGCCTGCGGCTGGCCGACGGGACGGGTGTGCGGGCGCGGGCGATGGTCGGCGCGGACGGCTCCTCCGGGGTCAGCGCCCGGCACGTGGGGGTCCGTCACCGGCAGGTCGACCTGGGTCTGGAACTGGAGCTGCCGGTGCCGCCCCCGGAGCAGGAGCGCTGGCGGGGTCGGGTGCTGCTGGACTGGGGGCCGCTGCCCGGCTCGTACGCGTGGGTCTTCCCGAAGTCCGACCGGCTGACCGTCGGGGTGATCGCGGCGCGGGGCGAGGGGGAGCGGACCCGGGCCTACCTGCGCCGGTTCGTCGAGCGGCTGGGGCTGTCCGGGGTGGAGCCGGCACACGACTCGGGGCACCTGACCCGCTGCCGCACCGAGGACGCGCCGCTGCGGCGGGGGCGGGTCCTGGTCGCCGGGGACGCGGCCGGGCTGCTGGAGCCGTGGAGCCGGGAGGGGATCAGCTACGCGCTGCGGTCCGGGCAGTTGGCGGGGGAGGCGGTCGTGGCCGGCGACCTGGCGGGATACGAGCACGCGGTGGGTCGGGCGCTCGTGCCGGCGATGCGGGCCGGCCACCGCCTGCTGGATGTCTTCTCCCGTCGCCCGGAGGTGTTCCACGCGGCGTTGGCCAGCCCGCCGGGCTGGCGCATGTTCGTGGGGTTCTGTCAGGGCCGGTCGAGCTTCGACGAAACCCTGCAACGGGTTCCGGTACGGGCGGCGTTGACCCTGCTCGACCGCCTCCCGGCAGCCAGGAGAGCCGTAGCGGACCTGCCGTCGTGA
- a CDS encoding SDR family oxidoreductase, with protein sequence MSEDQHTQQDPTTQYGQRSGQPNQQQSPPGRTGEMAPEPDHGEETYRGTGKLDGKKAVITGGDSGIGRAVAIAFAREGADVLISYLGEEEDADARETVRLVEAAGRTGVAVRGDIADEGTCHELIDRAVRDLGGIDILVNNAAYQMAQDKGIAGISTEQFDRVFKTNLYAMFWLCKAALPHLGEGATIINTSSIQAFDPSPQLLDYATTKAGIANFTKALAADLADRGIRVNAVAPGPIWTPLIPATMPEGKVEKFGQDTPLGRPGQPAELAPAYVFFASQESSFVTGEILGVTGGRFTK encoded by the coding sequence GTGAGCGAGGATCAGCACACCCAGCAGGACCCCACCACTCAGTACGGCCAGCGGTCGGGCCAGCCGAACCAGCAGCAGTCGCCGCCCGGCCGTACGGGCGAGATGGCACCGGAGCCGGACCACGGGGAGGAGACCTACCGGGGTACCGGCAAGCTCGACGGGAAGAAGGCGGTGATCACCGGCGGTGACTCGGGCATCGGCCGGGCCGTGGCGATCGCCTTCGCCCGGGAGGGCGCCGACGTGCTGATCTCCTACCTGGGCGAGGAGGAGGACGCCGACGCGCGGGAGACCGTCCGGCTGGTCGAGGCGGCCGGCCGCACCGGTGTGGCCGTTCGCGGCGACATCGCCGACGAGGGCACCTGCCACGAGCTGATCGACCGGGCTGTGCGCGACCTCGGCGGCATCGACATCCTGGTGAACAACGCCGCGTACCAGATGGCGCAGGACAAGGGCATCGCCGGAATCAGCACCGAGCAGTTCGACCGGGTGTTCAAGACCAACCTGTACGCGATGTTCTGGCTGTGCAAGGCGGCCCTTCCGCACCTGGGCGAGGGAGCCACCATCATCAACACGTCCTCGATCCAGGCGTTCGACCCGTCTCCGCAGCTGCTCGACTACGCCACCACGAAGGCGGGCATCGCCAACTTCACCAAGGCACTGGCCGCGGATCTCGCCGACCGGGGGATCCGGGTCAACGCGGTGGCGCCGGGGCCGATCTGGACGCCGCTGATCCCGGCCACCATGCCGGAGGGCAAGGTGGAGAAGTTCGGCCAGGACACCCCGCTCGGGCGTCCCGGCCAGCCGGCCGAACTGGCACCCGCGTACGTCTTCTTCGCCTCCCAGGAATCCAGCTTCGTCACCGGAGAGATCCTCGGTGTCACCGGTGGCCGGTTCACCAAGTGA